The following are encoded in a window of Ferribacterium limneticum genomic DNA:
- a CDS encoding acetyl-CoA C-acyltransferase: MSKQIQDAYIVAATRLPVAKKNGMFKNVRPDDMLAHVIKSVVAQVPGIDPALIGDVIVGCAMPEAEQGMNVARIGLLLAGLPITVPGITINRFCSSGVQAVADAANQIRLGLADVMIAAGTESMSVMPQMMGNKMSMNPAIFAKEENLGIAFGMGLTAEKVANQWKVSREVQDAFAVESHRRACAAIAAGHFKAEISPYTIRESLPDLASGEIRIRERVADTDEGPRPDSALDKLAKLKPVFHARGSVTAGNSSQMSDGAGAVMLVSEKILREHNLTPLARFAGYAVGGVAPEIMGIGPVAAIPKVLAQVGIRQDELDWIELNEAFAAQSIAVMQELGIDPTKVNPLGGAIALGHPLGATGAIRIATVAHGLKRTGGKYGMVTMCIGTGMGAAGIIERI; encoded by the coding sequence ATGAGCAAACAGATTCAAGACGCCTACATCGTCGCCGCCACCCGTTTGCCGGTGGCCAAGAAAAACGGCATGTTCAAGAACGTGCGGCCGGATGACATGCTTGCCCATGTCATCAAATCGGTCGTCGCCCAGGTTCCGGGTATCGATCCGGCGCTGATCGGCGATGTCATTGTCGGCTGCGCCATGCCGGAAGCCGAGCAGGGGATGAACGTCGCTCGTATCGGCCTGCTGTTGGCCGGGCTGCCGATCACCGTGCCGGGTATCACCATCAACCGTTTCTGCTCCTCCGGGGTGCAGGCGGTAGCCGATGCCGCCAACCAGATCCGCCTCGGCCTGGCCGATGTGATGATCGCCGCCGGCACCGAGTCGATGAGCGTCATGCCGCAGATGATGGGCAACAAGATGTCGATGAACCCGGCCATCTTCGCCAAGGAGGAAAACCTCGGCATCGCTTTTGGGATGGGCCTCACCGCCGAGAAGGTGGCGAACCAGTGGAAGGTCAGCCGCGAAGTGCAGGATGCTTTCGCCGTCGAGTCGCATCGCCGGGCCTGTGCGGCGATTGCCGCAGGTCATTTCAAGGCGGAAATTTCGCCCTATACCATCCGCGAAAGCCTGCCCGATCTGGCTTCCGGCGAAATCCGCATTCGCGAACGCGTGGCCGATACCGACGAAGGTCCGCGCCCTGATTCGGCCCTCGACAAACTGGCCAAGCTGAAGCCGGTCTTCCATGCCCGTGGCTCGGTGACGGCCGGCAATTCCTCGCAGATGTCCGACGGGGCCGGTGCCGTGATGCTGGTTTCCGAGAAAATTTTGCGCGAACACAACCTGACGCCGCTGGCCCGCTTTGCTGGTTACGCCGTCGGTGGCGTGGCGCCGGAGATCATGGGTATCGGCCCGGTCGCGGCGATTCCCAAGGTGCTGGCGCAGGTTGGCATCCGCCAGGATGAGCTGGACTGGATCGAACTCAACGAAGCCTTCGCTGCGCAGTCGATTGCCGTCATGCAGGAACTCGGCATCGATCCGACCAAGGTGAACCCGCTCGGTGGCGCCATCGCCCTCGGCCACCCGCTCGGCGCAACCGGCGCCATCCGCATCGCCACTGTCGCGCATGGCCTCAAGCGCACCGGCGGCAAGTACGGCATGGTGACGATGTGCATTGGAACGGGGATGGGCGCTGCCGGCATCATCGAACGGATTTGA
- a CDS encoding 3-hydroxyacyl-CoA dehydrogenase NAD-binding domain-containing protein — translation MKHWQLTKEENGIVVAIFDKAGESANSLSAEVMAEFGEILDQLDKQPPKGLIVRSGKEAGFIAGADIEEFSQLDSAEKGRALVTRGWNLFNRLAAVPYPTLALVRGHCLGGGLELALACRYLLAVDESGTKMGLPEVMLGIFPGWGGMLRLPKRVGPAAALDMMLTGKTIDAKRAKKMGLADDCVPPRVIEMAARQLLLSGQPRRSLPFMQRLLNGPLKSIVANGARKQVAKKARPEHYPAPYAIIDLWEKHDGNALAAPEIIDRIITSPTARNLVRVYHLQERLKGFGKSSDFKAKRVHVIGAGVMGGDIAAWCALRGMTVTLQDQALERIAPALKRAHALFSKRLREPLKIRDAFDRLIPDPNGDGVAHADVVIEAIFENVEAKHALFKSLEPRMKPGAVLATNTSSLKLEDLRTVLQQPQRLVGIHFFNPVAMMPLVEVVEADRADPAAVQAACAFVKQIDKLPLPVKSEPGFLVNAVLAPYMLAAMRAVDEGVSPETVDEAMLAFGMPMGPIELVDTVGLDIAMAAGKQLAGGAEAPRCLIERVDKGLLGKKSGQGFYDWSSGKAAKAAAGSVPAGLAGRLIAPLIDRVEKLVADGVVADSELADAGVIFGTGFAPFTGGPMHFRRGTE, via the coding sequence ATGAAACACTGGCAACTGACCAAGGAAGAAAACGGCATCGTCGTCGCCATCTTCGACAAGGCCGGCGAATCGGCCAACTCTTTATCGGCCGAAGTCATGGCCGAATTCGGCGAGATCCTCGACCAACTCGACAAGCAGCCGCCCAAGGGCCTGATTGTCCGTTCCGGCAAGGAAGCTGGCTTCATTGCCGGCGCCGATATCGAGGAATTCTCGCAACTCGATTCCGCGGAAAAGGGCAGGGCGCTCGTGACGCGTGGCTGGAACCTGTTCAACCGGCTGGCTGCCGTGCCCTACCCGACGCTGGCGCTGGTTCGTGGCCACTGCCTGGGCGGCGGTCTGGAGCTGGCGCTGGCTTGCCGCTATCTGCTGGCGGTCGACGAATCCGGCACCAAGATGGGTCTGCCCGAAGTCATGCTCGGCATCTTCCCGGGCTGGGGCGGCATGCTGCGGCTACCGAAACGCGTCGGCCCGGCGGCCGCACTCGACATGATGCTGACCGGCAAGACCATCGATGCCAAACGCGCCAAAAAAATGGGTCTGGCCGACGATTGCGTGCCGCCACGCGTCATCGAAATGGCCGCCCGCCAACTGCTGCTCTCCGGCCAGCCGCGTCGGTCGCTGCCTTTCATGCAGCGCTTGCTCAACGGCCCGCTCAAGTCAATCGTCGCCAACGGCGCCCGCAAGCAGGTAGCGAAAAAGGCGCGTCCGGAACACTACCCGGCGCCCTACGCCATCATCGATCTATGGGAAAAGCATGACGGCAACGCACTGGCCGCACCGGAGATCATCGACCGCATCATCACCTCGCCGACGGCGCGCAATCTGGTCCGTGTTTATCACCTGCAGGAACGGCTCAAGGGATTCGGCAAGTCTTCTGATTTCAAGGCCAAACGCGTGCACGTCATCGGCGCTGGCGTCATGGGCGGCGATATCGCTGCCTGGTGTGCCCTGCGTGGCATGACGGTCACGCTGCAGGACCAGGCGCTGGAACGCATCGCGCCGGCCCTGAAACGAGCGCACGCGCTGTTCAGCAAACGCCTGCGCGAGCCGCTCAAGATTCGCGACGCCTTCGACCGCCTGATTCCCGACCCGAATGGCGACGGTGTGGCCCACGCCGATGTCGTCATCGAAGCCATCTTCGAAAACGTCGAGGCCAAGCACGCGTTGTTCAAGTCGCTCGAACCGCGAATGAAGCCGGGGGCCGTGCTCGCCACCAACACCTCCAGCCTCAAGCTTGAAGACCTGCGCACGGTTCTGCAACAACCGCAGCGTCTGGTCGGCATCCACTTCTTCAACCCGGTGGCGATGATGCCGCTGGTCGAAGTCGTCGAAGCCGACCGGGCCGATCCGGCTGCCGTGCAAGCCGCCTGTGCGTTTGTAAAACAGATCGACAAGCTGCCGCTGCCGGTCAAGAGCGAGCCTGGCTTCCTGGTCAACGCTGTGCTCGCGCCCTACATGCTGGCCGCCATGCGCGCGGTCGACGAGGGTGTTTCGCCGGAAACGGTGGACGAAGCGATGCTCGCTTTCGGCATGCCGATGGGGCCGATCGAACTGGTCGACACCGTCGGCCTCGACATCGCCATGGCCGCCGGCAAGCAACTGGCTGGTGGCGCCGAAGCGCCGCGCTGCCTGATCGAGCGCGTCGACAAAGGCCTGCTCGGCAAGAAGAGCGGGCAGGGCTTCTACGACTGGTCCTCGGGCAAGGCCGCCAAGGCTGCGGCGGGCAGCGTACCGGCCGGACTGGCCGGGCGACTGATCGCTCCGCTGATCGATCGGGTCGAAAAACTGGTTGCTGATGGTGTTGTTGCCGATTCAGAACTGGCTGATGCCGGGGTAATTTTCGGCACGGGTTTTGCCCCCTTCACCGGCGGCCCCATGCACTTTCGGCGGGGCACGGAATAA
- a CDS encoding acyl-CoA dehydrogenase, which produces MFNNLIPLLGALALVALAGLVLLRPLRRSIITRPIFSTYRKVLPQMSDTERDALEAGTVWWEGELFRGQPDWQKLHAYPQPKLTSAEQSFLDNECEEACRLVDDWKVTHELYDLPTEAWRYIKDKGFLGMIIPKKYGGLEFSAYAHSQVVTKLSTRSSALSVSVMVPNSLGPAELLLHYGTDAQKNHYLPRLAKGIEVPAFALTSPWAGSDAASIPDAGVVCKGMYQGKEVLGMRVSWDKRYITLAPVCTVFGLAFHLYDPDGLLGDKKHIGITCALVPYDHPGVETGRRHFPLNAMFMNGPTRGKDVFMPLDFIIGGPEKAGHGWRMLMECLAAGRSISLPSSNTGMAQMTARAVGGYARVRSQFKMAVGKFEGVEEALTRIGAYTYMMDAVRKMTAGAVDLGEKPSVVSAIAKYHVTERARQVVNDGMDVIGGKGICLGPSNFLGRAYEQVPIGITVEGANILTRSLIIFGQGAIRCHPYLLPEMQAAQNPDQKQGLVDFDKALFGHIGFTIKNGIRALWLGMTGSHFATVNVDTAPEMKRYYQQLTRFSAAFAFMADISLLVLGGSVKRREKLSARLGDILAQMYLISCTLKRYEEEGRQVEDAPLAHWAIWDAMYKAQEAFDGVIANFPIRFIAAFLHRSIFPWGHPYVVPSDEVGHQVAKALIAPSATRDRLTAECYLPLVESEPVGAIELALKATLLAEPIEARIRAAEKDGQFDNNPLANVRDIAIVAFEAGVISAADYEIMKQRNHLRDIVVHVDDFPFDYGVATANKPAECRMAA; this is translated from the coding sequence ATGTTCAACAACCTCATCCCTCTGCTTGGGGCGCTTGCCCTGGTGGCTTTGGCCGGGTTGGTTTTGCTTCGGCCCTTGCGCCGAAGCATCATCACCCGGCCCATTTTTTCCACCTATCGCAAGGTGCTGCCGCAGATGTCGGATACCGAACGCGATGCGCTCGAAGCCGGGACGGTCTGGTGGGAGGGCGAGTTGTTCCGCGGCCAGCCGGACTGGCAGAAGCTACATGCCTATCCGCAGCCCAAGCTGACGTCGGCCGAGCAGTCCTTTCTCGACAACGAATGCGAAGAAGCTTGTCGTCTCGTTGATGACTGGAAAGTGACGCACGAACTCTACGACCTGCCGACCGAAGCCTGGCGCTACATCAAGGACAAGGGCTTCCTTGGCATGATCATCCCGAAGAAATACGGCGGTCTGGAGTTTTCGGCCTACGCCCACTCGCAGGTGGTGACCAAGCTGTCGACGCGCTCCAGTGCGCTGTCGGTCTCGGTCATGGTGCCCAATTCGCTCGGCCCGGCCGAACTGCTGCTGCACTACGGCACCGACGCGCAGAAGAACCACTACCTGCCGCGTCTGGCCAAGGGTATCGAGGTGCCGGCTTTTGCGCTGACCAGCCCGTGGGCCGGCTCCGATGCCGCCTCGATTCCCGATGCCGGCGTCGTCTGCAAGGGCATGTATCAGGGCAAGGAAGTGCTCGGCATGCGCGTCTCGTGGGACAAGCGTTACATCACGCTGGCCCCGGTGTGCACGGTGTTCGGCCTGGCCTTCCACCTTTATGATCCGGACGGCCTGCTCGGCGACAAGAAGCACATCGGCATCACCTGCGCACTGGTCCCTTATGACCATCCGGGCGTCGAAACCGGTCGTCGCCACTTCCCGCTCAACGCCATGTTCATGAATGGCCCGACGCGTGGCAAGGACGTTTTCATGCCGCTCGATTTCATTATTGGCGGTCCGGAAAAGGCTGGTCACGGCTGGCGGATGTTGATGGAGTGCCTGGCGGCGGGCCGGTCGATTTCGCTGCCATCTTCCAATACCGGCATGGCTCAGATGACGGCGCGCGCCGTTGGCGGTTATGCCCGCGTGCGTTCGCAGTTCAAGATGGCTGTCGGCAAGTTCGAGGGTGTCGAAGAAGCGCTGACCCGCATCGGCGCCTACACCTACATGATGGACGCCGTGCGCAAGATGACGGCTGGTGCCGTCGATCTCGGCGAAAAGCCGTCGGTCGTTTCGGCCATCGCCAAATACCACGTCACCGAGCGCGCCCGTCAGGTGGTTAATGACGGCATGGATGTCATCGGCGGCAAGGGCATCTGTCTTGGCCCGTCGAATTTCCTTGGTCGGGCCTACGAGCAGGTGCCGATCGGCATCACGGTCGAAGGCGCCAACATTTTGACCCGCTCGCTGATCATCTTCGGCCAGGGCGCCATCCGTTGCCATCCGTATTTGCTGCCGGAAATGCAGGCGGCGCAGAATCCCGATCAGAAGCAGGGTCTGGTCGATTTCGACAAGGCGCTGTTCGGCCACATTGGCTTTACCATCAAGAACGGCATTCGTGCCTTGTGGCTGGGCATGACCGGTTCGCACTTTGCCACGGTCAACGTCGATACGGCGCCGGAAATGAAGCGTTATTACCAGCAACTGACGCGCTTCTCGGCAGCCTTCGCCTTCATGGCCGACATCTCGCTGCTGGTCCTCGGCGGCAGCGTCAAACGGCGCGAAAAACTGTCGGCCCGTCTTGGCGACATCCTCGCCCAGATGTATCTGATTTCCTGCACGCTCAAGCGCTACGAGGAAGAAGGCCGCCAGGTGGAGGATGCGCCGCTCGCCCACTGGGCGATCTGGGACGCGATGTACAAGGCGCAGGAAGCCTTCGATGGCGTCATCGCCAACTTCCCGATCCGTTTCATCGCGGCCTTCCTGCATCGCTCGATCTTCCCGTGGGGCCATCCGTATGTCGTGCCATCGGATGAGGTCGGCCATCAGGTCGCCAAGGCCTTGATCGCGCCATCTGCCACTCGCGACCGGCTGACTGCCGAATGCTATCTGCCGCTGGTCGAGAGCGAACCGGTTGGTGCCATCGAGTTGGCGCTCAAGGCAACGCTGCTCGCCGAGCCGATCGAAGCCCGGATTCGCGCTGCCGAAAAGGACGGGCAGTTCGACAACAATCCGCTGGCCAATGTCCGTGATATCGCCATTGTCGCCTTCGAGGCCGGGGTGATTTCCGCTGCCGATTACGAAATCATGAAGCAGCGCAATCACCTGCGCGACATCGTCGTGCATGTCGATGATTTTCCGTTTGACTACGGCGTCGCCACGGCCAACAAGCCGGCCGAATGCCGGATGGCGGCCTGA
- a CDS encoding DUF4442 domain-containing protein has translation MKPAWLAKLSPTWRARMVRLGFNFHPAFRGTGGRVTHVAKDLRHIRVSLPLNWKTKNIVGSLYGGSLFAITDGAHPMMLMAALGDGYIVWDKAASIRYRKPGFSTLYADFVLTDEEVDEIRAELAKNPELERTYQVELKDQHGIVHTVVERTVYIADKHYYRQKSGGGDK, from the coding sequence ATGAAACCCGCCTGGCTGGCCAAACTTTCTCCAACCTGGCGGGCCCGCATGGTGCGTCTTGGCTTCAATTTTCATCCGGCCTTTCGCGGCACGGGTGGCCGGGTGACCCATGTGGCGAAGGATTTGCGCCACATCCGGGTTTCCCTGCCGCTGAACTGGAAGACGAAGAATATCGTCGGTTCGCTCTACGGTGGCTCGCTGTTTGCGATCACCGATGGAGCGCATCCGATGATGCTCATGGCGGCGCTCGGCGACGGTTATATCGTCTGGGACAAGGCAGCGAGCATTCGTTATCGCAAGCCCGGGTTTTCGACGCTGTATGCCGATTTTGTGTTGACTGACGAGGAAGTGGATGAAATCCGGGCCGAACTGGCCAAAAATCCGGAGCTTGAGCGGACTTATCAGGTCGAATTGAAAGACCAGCACGGCATCGTGCATACCGTCGTCGAACGCACGGTTTACATCGCCGATAAACATTACTACCGACAAAAGAGCGGTGGAGGAGACAAATAA
- a CDS encoding acetyl-CoA C-acetyltransferase, with the protein MSKTIYVVDGARSPFLKAQKGPGVFAASDLATQAGRALLLRQPFEPSDLDEVILGCAAPSPDETNIGRMVALRLGCGQKVPGWTVMRNCASGMQAIDSAIANIQGGRSELVLAGGVDALSRAPLLYSDAMVRWFAGMMSLRTVNQKIGHFLKLPLAELLKPVIGLMKGLTDPVVGLLMGQTAENIAWKFGINRQQMDEFAVKSHLKAMSARAAGYYSEIVPVIDSQGKVYAEDDGVRADASMAGMAKLKPFFDKKYGNITAANSSQITDGAAWVILASEEAVQKWGLNPIGKIVDSEWAGLDPALMGLGPVHATTPILQRHGLGLNDIDYWELNEAFAAQVIGCQRAWESDEYCREQLDLPGALGSLDDEKLNVDGGAIAIGHPVGASGARIVLHLLNVLRRNKAKRGIATICIGGGLGGAMLVESL; encoded by the coding sequence ATGAGTAAAACCATTTACGTCGTTGATGGCGCCCGCTCGCCCTTCCTCAAGGCGCAGAAAGGACCGGGCGTGTTTGCCGCATCCGACCTCGCCACCCAGGCTGGCCGGGCTTTGCTGCTGCGCCAGCCCTTCGAACCGAGCGATCTCGACGAAGTCATTCTCGGCTGCGCCGCGCCCTCGCCGGACGAAACCAACATCGGCCGCATGGTCGCCCTGCGCCTTGGCTGCGGCCAAAAGGTGCCGGGCTGGACGGTGATGCGTAACTGCGCCTCCGGCATGCAGGCCATCGATTCGGCGATTGCCAACATCCAGGGTGGACGTTCCGAACTCGTGCTGGCCGGCGGCGTCGATGCGTTGTCACGGGCGCCGCTGCTCTATTCGGACGCCATGGTGCGCTGGTTCGCCGGCATGATGAGCTTGCGTACGGTCAACCAGAAAATTGGCCATTTTTTGAAATTGCCGCTGGCCGAGTTGTTGAAGCCGGTGATCGGTTTGATGAAGGGCCTGACCGATCCGGTCGTCGGCCTGCTCATGGGCCAGACCGCGGAAAATATCGCCTGGAAATTCGGCATCAATCGCCAGCAGATGGACGAGTTCGCCGTCAAAAGCCATTTGAAAGCGATGTCGGCGCGGGCGGCCGGCTATTACAGCGAGATCGTTCCGGTCATCGACAGCCAGGGCAAGGTATACGCTGAAGATGACGGCGTTCGCGCCGACGCCAGCATGGCCGGCATGGCCAAGCTCAAGCCTTTCTTCGACAAGAAATACGGCAACATCACGGCGGCCAACAGCTCGCAGATCACCGACGGCGCCGCCTGGGTGATCCTCGCGTCGGAAGAGGCCGTGCAGAAATGGGGCCTCAATCCCATCGGCAAGATCGTCGACAGCGAATGGGCCGGCCTCGACCCGGCGCTGATGGGCCTCGGTCCGGTGCATGCCACGACACCGATCCTGCAACGCCACGGCCTGGGCCTCAACGATATCGATTACTGGGAACTCAACGAAGCTTTCGCGGCGCAAGTCATTGGCTGCCAGAGGGCATGGGAATCCGACGAATACTGCCGCGAACAGCTCGACCTGCCCGGCGCCTTGGGCAGCCTGGACGATGAAAAGCTCAACGTCGATGGCGGCGCCATCGCCATCGGCCATCCGGTCGGCGCCTCGGGGGCGCGCATCGTGCTGCATCTGCTCAATGTCTTGCGCCGGAACAAGGCCAAACGCGGGATTGCCACGATTTGCATCGGTGGCGGCCTCGGCGGCGCCATGCTCGTGGAGTCGCTATGA
- a CDS encoding OmpP1/FadL family transporter: MNRTNLRLIPALIAIAFSGSAAAAGFQLLEQNASGLGNAYAGSAAVADNASTIFYNPAGMTQLQDREVSAGLSIINTQYQFTNTSSSTGVLSGNSDGGATGFVPNAYLSWRLTKDIYAGLGIGAPFGLMSKYDNPWYGAAQSVKFDIQTININPSIAWRANEWLSIGGGVNYQQLKAEYERALTVTSVSAAGTTATLNLDGSAWGWNVGALFTIAPSTKIGLSYRSTTEYDLDGDFEFSGPLAQVSGAPLFGATVNRAAKASIKLPDTWILSATHKLNDRVELLGDVSWTGWSSIPKVDVVNAQTTGAGAVAGNVAQTLDTDFQDTWRVAFGANYQLNDAWKLKAGIAYDQTPVKGATTRLVSLPDNDRTWFSLGAQWKPSKTTTLDLGAAYLLVKDTEIDNNQSSAGRGRVTGDYDNQAFLLGAQFSMAF; encoded by the coding sequence ATGAACAGAACCAACCTGCGCCTCATTCCGGCGCTTATCGCCATCGCATTTTCCGGCAGCGCTGCGGCTGCCGGATTCCAGTTGCTGGAGCAAAACGCCAGCGGACTCGGTAACGCCTACGCCGGTTCGGCTGCCGTGGCAGACAACGCCAGCACAATCTTCTATAACCCGGCCGGCATGACCCAGCTTCAGGACCGGGAGGTATCCGCCGGCTTGTCGATTATCAATACCCAGTACCAGTTCACCAACACGTCGTCGTCGACGGGCGTGTTGTCCGGCAATAGCGATGGCGGCGCCACCGGCTTTGTGCCGAATGCTTACCTGTCGTGGCGGCTGACTAAGGACATCTACGCCGGTCTCGGTATCGGCGCGCCGTTTGGGCTGATGAGCAAGTACGACAACCCGTGGTATGGCGCTGCGCAGTCGGTCAAGTTCGATATCCAGACGATCAACATCAACCCGTCGATCGCGTGGCGGGCGAATGAATGGCTGTCAATTGGCGGTGGCGTGAATTATCAGCAGCTCAAGGCTGAGTATGAGAGGGCGCTGACCGTTACCAGCGTCTCGGCTGCGGGGACGACGGCGACGCTGAACCTGGATGGCAGCGCGTGGGGCTGGAATGTCGGTGCACTGTTTACGATCGCACCGTCGACCAAGATTGGCTTGTCCTATCGGTCGACGACAGAGTACGACTTGGACGGGGATTTCGAGTTCTCCGGTCCGCTGGCACAGGTTTCCGGGGCGCCGCTGTTCGGTGCGACGGTTAACCGTGCAGCCAAGGCTTCAATCAAGCTGCCTGATACCTGGATTCTGAGTGCCACGCACAAGTTGAACGACCGTGTCGAACTGCTCGGCGATGTGTCTTGGACCGGTTGGAGTAGCATTCCCAAGGTTGACGTGGTCAACGCGCAAACTACCGGCGCTGGTGCCGTGGCCGGGAATGTGGCGCAGACGCTCGATACCGACTTCCAAGATACGTGGCGCGTTGCCTTCGGTGCGAATTATCAGTTGAACGACGCCTGGAAACTGAAGGCCGGCATCGCTTACGACCAGACGCCGGTCAAGGGCGCAACGACCCGCCTTGTGTCGCTGCCTGACAACGACCGTACCTGGTTCAGCCTCGGTGCCCAGTGGAAGCCGTCGAAGACGACAACGCTCGATCTAGGCGCCGCCTATCTGCTGGTCAAGGATACCGAGATCGACAATAACCAGTCTTCCGCAGGCCGCGGCCGAGTCACCGGTGACTACGATAACCAGGCATTCCTCCTTGGTGCCCAGTTTTCCATGGCCTTCTAA
- a CDS encoding 3-hydroxyacyl-CoA dehydrogenase/enoyl-CoA hydratase family protein — protein sequence MNKLIVKKAAVLGAGVMGAQIAAHLANANVPVVLFDLPAKDGDKNGIVKKALDGLKKLDPAPLANKGKLKFIDAANYDEHLPLLAECDLVIEAIAERMDWKNDLYAKIAPHLAPNAIIASNTSGLSMNALAQGLPEAVRPRFCGIHFFNPPRYMHLVEIIGTQSTDGGTLDALETWLTSRLGKGVIRALDTPNFVANRIGVMSILAVMHHTQAFGLGFDEVDALTGPKIGRPKSATYRTADVVGLDTLAHVVKTMQDTLPNDPWHQYFTSPAWLQLLIEKGALGQKTRCGIFRKQGKEIQVLDLKAQDYRKSAGEVAEEVAAILKIKNPAEKFAALRASAHPQAEFLWAIFRDIFHYAAVQLESVADNARDLDFAMRWGFGWAQGPFETWQAAGWSEIAKAIAVDIAAGKSMSATPLPAWVLEAGRTGVHTAQGSYSASKNAYVARSTLPVYQRQLFPERVLGESGATPEKSGETLFETDGVRLWKLPAVDAGIGILSIKSKMHTIGDEVLDGVIAAVRQAETTLDGIVLWHEAPFAVGANLAQVTEAIVAGQFDLLEQTVEKFQRASQTLKYAQVPTVAAVQGMALGGGCEFVMHAGKRVMALESYVGLVEAGVGLIPAGGGCKEFAVRAAEWAAQSNVPGEVFNYLQNAFMTIAMAKVAKSAVEAVDYGFAKPSDTILFNANELLFVAIREARAMAEAGYAPPPKARAIPVAGKNGIATLEMMLVNMKEGGMISAHDYKVAKFAAIALCGGEVETGSLVDEEWLITVERRLFVELLKTPETQARIKHMLDTGKPLRN from the coding sequence TTGAACAAGTTGATCGTGAAGAAAGCGGCTGTGCTTGGCGCTGGCGTCATGGGAGCGCAGATCGCCGCGCACCTTGCCAATGCCAACGTGCCGGTCGTGCTGTTCGACCTGCCGGCCAAGGACGGCGACAAGAACGGTATCGTCAAAAAGGCCCTCGACGGCCTCAAGAAGCTCGACCCGGCGCCGCTGGCCAACAAGGGCAAGCTGAAGTTCATCGACGCCGCCAATTACGACGAGCACCTGCCGCTGCTCGCCGAGTGCGATCTGGTCATCGAAGCCATCGCCGAGCGTATGGACTGGAAGAACGACCTCTACGCCAAGATCGCGCCGCACCTCGCGCCGAATGCCATCATCGCCTCCAACACCTCCGGCCTGTCGATGAATGCGCTGGCCCAGGGGCTGCCGGAAGCCGTCCGTCCGCGTTTCTGCGGCATCCACTTTTTCAATCCGCCGCGCTACATGCATCTGGTCGAGATCATCGGCACGCAAAGCACCGACGGCGGCACGCTCGACGCGCTGGAAACCTGGCTGACCTCGCGTCTCGGCAAGGGCGTCATTCGCGCCCTCGATACGCCGAACTTCGTCGCCAACCGTATCGGCGTCATGTCGATTCTCGCCGTCATGCATCACACCCAGGCTTTCGGTCTTGGCTTCGATGAAGTCGATGCGCTGACTGGCCCGAAGATCGGCCGTCCGAAGAGCGCCACCTATCGTACGGCCGATGTCGTCGGCCTCGATACCCTGGCTCACGTCGTCAAGACCATGCAGGACACGCTGCCCAACGACCCGTGGCACCAGTATTTCACCAGCCCGGCCTGGCTTCAGTTGCTGATCGAGAAGGGCGCCTTGGGCCAGAAAACCCGCTGCGGCATCTTCCGCAAGCAGGGCAAGGAGATCCAGGTCCTCGACCTGAAGGCGCAGGATTACCGCAAGTCGGCCGGTGAAGTGGCCGAAGAGGTTGCCGCCATCCTGAAGATCAAGAATCCGGCCGAAAAGTTCGCCGCCTTGCGCGCTTCGGCGCATCCGCAGGCCGAGTTCCTGTGGGCCATCTTCCGCGATATTTTTCACTACGCTGCCGTGCAACTGGAGAGTGTCGCCGACAATGCCCGCGATCTCGATTTCGCCATGCGCTGGGGCTTCGGCTGGGCGCAAGGGCCGTTCGAAACCTGGCAGGCCGCCGGCTGGAGCGAGATTGCCAAAGCCATTGCCGTCGATATCGCTGCCGGCAAGAGCATGAGCGCGACGCCGCTGCCGGCCTGGGTGCTGGAAGCGGGGCGGACCGGTGTGCATACGGCGCAGGGTTCGTATTCGGCCAGCAAGAACGCCTACGTCGCCCGCTCCACGCTACCCGTCTATCAACGCCAGCTTTTCCCCGAGCGCGTGCTCGGCGAGAGCGGTGCGACGCCCGAGAAATCGGGTGAAACGCTGTTTGAGACTGATGGCGTTCGTCTCTGGAAACTGCCAGCGGTCGATGCCGGTATCGGCATCCTGTCGATCAAGTCGAAGATGCACACCATCGGCGACGAGGTGCTCGATGGTGTGATCGCCGCCGTGCGCCAGGCCGAAACGACGCTTGATGGCATCGTGCTCTGGCATGAAGCGCCGTTCGCTGTGGGCGCCAACCTGGCCCAGGTGACCGAGGCTATCGTCGCCGGCCAGTTCGATCTGCTCGAACAGACCGTCGAGAAGTTCCAGCGCGCGTCGCAAACGCTCAAGTACGCCCAGGTCCCGACCGTTGCTGCAGTGCAAGGCATGGCGCTGGGCGGTGGCTGCGAGTTTGTCATGCATGCCGGCAAACGCGTCATGGCGCTCGAAAGCTATGTCGGGCTGGTCGAGGCTGGTGTCGGGCTGATCCCGGCTGGCGGCGGCTGCAAGGAATTCGCCGTGCGCGCCGCCGAATGGGCTGCCCAGTCGAACGTGCCGGGCGAGGTCTTCAATTACCTGCAAAATGCCTTCATGACCATTGCCATGGCCAAGGTGGCGAAGAGCGCTGTCGAGGCCGTCGATTACGGCTTTGCCAAGCCGTCCGACACCATCCTGTTCAACGCCAACGAACTGCTCTTCGTGGCGATCCGCGAAGCGCGCGCCATGGCCGAGGCTGGCTACGCGCCGCCGCCGAAGGCACGCGCCATCCCGGTCGCCGGCAAGAACGGCATCGCGACGCTGGAAATGATGCTGGTGAACATGAAGGAGGGCGGCATGATTTCGGCGCACGACTACAAGGTCGCCAAGTTCGCTGCCATCGCCCTGTGCGGCGGCGAGGTCGAAACCGGCAGCCTGGTCGATGAAGAATGGCTGATCACCGTCGAGCGCCGCTTGTTCGTCGAACTGCTGAAAACCCCCGAAACCCAGGCCCGGATCAAGCACATGCTCGATACCGGCAAGCCGCTACGCAACTAA